A window of the Magnetococcales bacterium genome harbors these coding sequences:
- a CDS encoding heme-copper oxidase subunit III, translating to MSHSTTEHAHHWEVSWAPMVLTAGILFLVPLTFAAWFVYQNQLYATVFAGIGTPLLLIGVSKWVSEGLSHKPLLEGVSPKALPIFIISEVFIFLGLFTSYWMMRLSAGDHWPPAGTPAEMNLALPLIMTVILVASSVTYHIGEHKLDHGDVGGFRSWLLITIVLGLTFLGCTIYEYQHLMHVGFVPSTNAYSTAFYSITGFHASHVIVGLGIFLAVLLPALANKTNKYFAFCAGLYWHFVDVIWFFVATQVYYW from the coding sequence ATGTCTCACAGTACCACAGAGCATGCCCACCACTGGGAAGTCAGTTGGGCACCCATGGTTTTGACCGCCGGCATCCTGTTCTTGGTGCCGCTCACCTTCGCCGCCTGGTTCGTCTATCAGAACCAGTTGTATGCGACGGTGTTCGCGGGAATAGGCACGCCGCTGCTGCTGATCGGGGTTTCCAAATGGGTTTCCGAGGGGTTGAGTCACAAACCCCTTCTTGAGGGGGTGTCACCGAAGGCGTTGCCGATCTTCATCATTTCCGAGGTTTTCATCTTTCTTGGATTGTTCACCTCCTACTGGATGATGCGGTTGTCCGCCGGGGACCATTGGCCTCCCGCGGGAACTCCGGCGGAGATGAATCTGGCTCTGCCGCTCATCATGACGGTCATCCTGGTCGCTTCTTCCGTGACCTACCACATTGGCGAGCACAAACTGGATCATGGCGACGTTGGTGGTTTCCGGTCGTGGCTTTTGATCACGATCGTTCTGGGACTGACTTTCCTTGGATGCACCATCTACGAATACCAACATTTGATGCATGTCGGTTTTGTCCCTTCGACCAATGCCTACAGCACGGCGTTCTATTCGATCACCGGTTTTCATGCCTCCCATGTGATCGTCGGCCTGGGGATTTTCCTTGCGGTGCTGCTTCCGGCGCTGGCGAACAAGACCAACAAGTATTTTGCCTTTTGCGCCGGCCTGTACTGGCATTTTGTTGACGTGATCTGGTTCTTTGTCGCGACCCAGGTCTATTACTGGTGA
- a CDS encoding SCO family protein: protein MWRKWAFGAAALILAFMASTSSAEYFRQKESDLDPKIFRIDEQKFMGVKLDPALELLDEGGQSRSLKDMLGKPTILVWSYFTCDGSCSAVNAELLSLVSQTKVQTIGEDYQVLTISFDANDTLDSIKEFKKKLALPEPMAQSWKFFLFKDHDRIKEVTSGTGFKFFWAPQDKTFYHPNVFIFLTAEGRISRYLYALINTPKDLGLAVLESRQGKFKINETIDYAIGLCYSYNYKEGRYIFNIPMFVGLGSLFLGIFIFIGSVLFYRFRKTREEG from the coding sequence ATGTGGCGAAAATGGGCGTTTGGCGCGGCGGCATTGATCCTGGCCTTCATGGCATCCACCTCCAGCGCGGAATATTTCAGGCAGAAGGAATCGGATCTTGATCCAAAGATTTTTCGGATCGACGAACAAAAGTTCATGGGGGTCAAATTGGATCCCGCGCTCGAACTCCTGGATGAAGGGGGGCAGTCTCGGTCGTTGAAGGACATGCTGGGGAAGCCGACCATTCTGGTCTGGTCTTATTTTACCTGTGACGGCAGTTGTTCGGCGGTGAATGCGGAACTTCTGTCACTGGTGTCGCAGACGAAGGTGCAGACGATCGGCGAGGATTACCAGGTTTTGACCATCTCCTTCGATGCCAACGATACGTTGGATTCGATCAAGGAGTTCAAAAAGAAACTGGCCCTGCCGGAACCCATGGCGCAAAGCTGGAAGTTTTTTTTGTTCAAGGATCATGACAGAATCAAGGAGGTGACCTCCGGCACCGGGTTCAAGTTTTTCTGGGCGCCGCAGGATAAGACTTTTTATCACCCAAACGTTTTCATCTTTCTGACGGCGGAAGGACGGATCAGCCGCTATCTGTATGCCTTGATCAACACCCCGAAGGATTTGGGGCTGGCGGTTCTTGAATCGAGGCAGGGGAAGTTCAAGATCAACGAGACGATCGATTACGCCATCGGGCTTTGCTACAGCTACAATTACAAAGAGGGTCGTTATATTTTCAACATACCGATGTTTGTGGGGTTGGGTTCCTTGTTCTTGGGGATCTTCATATTCATCGGATCCGTGCTTTTCTACCGATTTCGAAAGACAAGGGAGGAAGGGTAA
- a CDS encoding cytochrome c oxidase subunit II: MKGRMVALSMPGVLLPGAAWAADAAKIVDPVESWNHLWHEVLVDLVIMGTIFAALAVYWLIKYRATSPDQVGRGPTLSRAQAWSWAMVPAFIFMADDFFLAAKGWTVWNTYRKVPENALEIKVTGNMWYWQFEYPNGVTTTYAYDTKEGDGLMVPVGTPVVLRMTSNDVIHSFGMPEYRVKEDMMPGRITYIWFYPKEEKKTWVTCVEFCGTLHSQMYSPVVAVPPAKFDAWLQQKKSTL, translated from the coding sequence ATGAAAGGGCGAATGGTCGCTTTATCGATGCCGGGGGTGCTGCTTCCAGGGGCGGCCTGGGCCGCGGATGCCGCAAAAATCGTGGATCCGGTGGAGAGTTGGAATCATCTGTGGCACGAGGTTCTCGTGGACCTTGTGATCATGGGGACGATCTTTGCGGCGCTGGCGGTGTACTGGCTGATCAAATATCGGGCGACCAGTCCGGATCAGGTGGGGCGTGGGCCGACCCTGTCCCGGGCGCAGGCCTGGTCCTGGGCGATGGTTCCCGCCTTCATTTTCATGGCCGACGACTTCTTCCTTGCCGCCAAGGGATGGACCGTCTGGAATACCTATCGCAAAGTTCCCGAGAATGCCTTGGAAATCAAGGTCACGGGAAATATGTGGTATTGGCAGTTCGAATATCCCAATGGCGTCACGACCACTTATGCCTACGATACCAAGGAAGGGGACGGCCTGATGGTTCCGGTCGGTACTCCGGTGGTGCTGCGCATGACCTCCAACGATGTGATTCATTCCTTCGGAATGCCCGAATACCGGGTCAAGGAGGACATGATGCCGGGGCGGATCACCTACATTTGGTTCTATCCCAAGGAAGAGAAGAAAACCTGGGTAACCTGCGTCGAATTCTGCGGCACGCTGCATTCACAGATGTATTCTCCGGTCGTTGCGGTCCCTCCCGCCAAATTCGATGCCTGGCTGCAACAAAAGAAGAGCACACTGTGA
- a CDS encoding cbb3-type cytochrome c oxidase subunit I — protein sequence MSTASHGFSLKEWIFTTDHKRIGVLYLIGSIAAFAVAGIMALMIRIEQSSIGPTLVTDVATGGNQYNVWLYFHGAAMILGFLIPGLTGFAANYFLPLMIGAKDVAFPRVNAFSVWLFYAGIVLALLTFVVGDPPDVMWTGYPPYSVLTSGNTAFYVFTVHLLGFASILGAVNFLVTVIYMRAPGMGWNQLNMFVWSTVTAFVIQLVFVPVLAAAVTMLLFDKYLGTHYFDPSNGGDVLLYQNLFWFYSHPAVYVILLPALGILFEIIATFAKNMIFNYKAAVYGGMWGIVLISGEVWVHHLYISGMPDWIRIGQMVSTLLISVPVGLLAISMFGTLFRGAITYPTPMKYATACLFLFLIGGLTGIPLAMTVMTVHLSETAFVHAHFHYIMGIFATFSVFAAVYYWFPKMTGKMPGKKLGDLGFWFNFIGVNVTFFPLFLIGFQGMPRRYWNYEMFPEFEPIHKIAMMGAMIVAVGMLLTIVNWIISAISGEKAPANPWNSRSLEWTHCPNPPGPGNFPKDVVVTADWTPYNYGR from the coding sequence ATGAGTACAGCGTCACATGGGTTTAGCCTGAAAGAGTGGATTTTTACCACCGATCATAAACGAATCGGCGTCCTGTACCTGATCGGATCCATCGCGGCGTTCGCGGTGGCGGGTATCATGGCGCTGATGATCCGCATCGAACAGTCGAGTATCGGACCGACCCTGGTGACCGATGTCGCCACGGGGGGCAATCAGTACAATGTATGGTTGTATTTCCATGGCGCGGCCATGATCCTGGGCTTTTTGATTCCGGGATTGACCGGGTTTGCCGCCAACTATTTCCTGCCGCTCATGATCGGCGCCAAGGATGTCGCTTTTCCCCGGGTGAACGCCTTCAGCGTCTGGTTGTTCTATGCGGGAATCGTCCTGGCCCTGCTGACGTTCGTCGTCGGTGATCCGCCGGATGTGATGTGGACCGGCTATCCGCCCTATTCGGTTCTGACCTCGGGCAACACGGCGTTTTATGTCTTTACGGTTCACCTGCTGGGGTTTGCCTCGATCCTTGGGGCGGTCAACTTTCTGGTCACCGTGATCTACATGCGCGCTCCGGGGATGGGATGGAACCAGCTCAACATGTTCGTCTGGTCCACCGTGACCGCCTTCGTGATCCAATTGGTTTTCGTTCCCGTTCTGGCGGCTGCCGTGACCATGCTGCTGTTTGACAAATACCTTGGAACCCACTATTTCGACCCTTCCAATGGCGGGGACGTCCTGCTGTATCAAAATCTGTTCTGGTTCTATTCCCATCCTGCGGTGTATGTGATTCTGCTTCCGGCGCTTGGGATCCTGTTTGAAATCATCGCCACCTTCGCCAAAAACATGATTTTCAACTACAAGGCGGCGGTTTATGGCGGCATGTGGGGGATCGTGTTGATCTCGGGTGAGGTCTGGGTCCATCATTTGTACATCTCCGGCATGCCCGACTGGATCCGGATCGGTCAGATGGTGAGTACGCTGCTGATTTCGGTTCCGGTGGGTCTGCTGGCCATTTCGATGTTCGGGACCCTTTTCCGCGGGGCCATCACTTATCCGACACCGATGAAATATGCCACGGCGTGTCTGTTTCTCTTTCTGATCGGCGGTTTGACCGGAATCCCCCTGGCCATGACGGTGATGACGGTCCATTTGTCGGAGACGGCATTCGTTCATGCGCACTTCCACTACATCATGGGCATCTTCGCCACCTTCTCGGTGTTCGCGGCGGTCTACTACTGGTTCCCCAAGATGACTGGAAAAATGCCGGGCAAGAAGCTGGGGGATCTTGGATTCTGGTTCAACTTCATCGGCGTCAATGTGACCTTCTTTCCTCTGTTCCTGATCGGGTTCCAGGGGATGCCGCGGCGCTACTGGAACTATGAAATGTTTCCCGAATTCGAACCGATCCACAAGATTGCCATGATGGGGGCCATGATCGTGGCGGTGGGAATGCTCCTGACCATCGTCAACTGGATCATCAGTGCCATCAGTGGCGAAAAGGCCCCTGCCAATCCCTGGAATTCACGTTCCCTGGAATGGACCCATTGTCCCAACCCTCCGGGACCGGGTAACTTTCCCAAGGATGTGGTCGTGACCGCAGACTGGACGCCGTACAATTATGGCCGATAA
- the cyoE gene encoding protoheme IX farnesyltransferase: protein MLNSYLELLKLRIGGMIALTAVVAYLAMTKDVRWDHILLLIVVMLLGSSSSAVFNHWYDRDIDRRMERTAKRPLASGALSHPSHALWLAGILLVLGVVLAVWWFNSVVGLHLFLGAFFYGVVYTVWLKRRSWMNIVLGGLAGSFAVLAGAASVNPELCALPLSLAVVLFFWTPSHFWSLAIFLREDYRKVGVPMLPVVVGEKKTALFIFGNTLLLVLASVMVWHFSTLGWVYLTGAILAGLLFLMGNWSLIRTPTREMGWRNFIGSMRYLGILFLAIVLDVHL from the coding sequence ATGCTGAACAGTTATCTGGAACTTCTCAAACTTCGCATTGGTGGAATGATCGCCTTGACGGCGGTCGTCGCCTATTTGGCGATGACGAAGGATGTCCGTTGGGACCATATTTTGTTGCTGATCGTGGTCATGCTGCTTGGTTCTTCGAGCTCGGCGGTTTTCAATCATTGGTATGACCGGGACATTGATCGCAGGATGGAGCGGACTGCCAAACGGCCCCTGGCTTCCGGGGCGTTGTCGCATCCGTCGCATGCCTTGTGGCTGGCGGGTATTCTTTTGGTATTGGGGGTGGTCCTGGCGGTGTGGTGGTTCAATTCCGTGGTCGGGCTTCATCTGTTCCTCGGGGCGTTTTTCTATGGTGTCGTTTACACGGTCTGGCTCAAGCGGCGCAGTTGGATGAACATTGTTCTCGGTGGCTTGGCCGGCAGTTTTGCCGTGTTGGCGGGGGCGGCTTCCGTCAATCCCGAACTGTGCGCCCTTCCTTTGTCATTGGCGGTTGTCCTGTTCTTTTGGACCCCTTCGCATTTCTGGAGCCTGGCGATCTTTCTGCGGGAGGATTATCGGAAGGTCGGGGTTCCCATGTTGCCGGTGGTCGTCGGCGAGAAGAAGACTGCCCTGTTTATCTTTGGCAATACCTTGTTGTTGGTATTGGCTTCGGTGATGGTATGGCATTTCAGTACTTTGGGATGGGTTTATCTGACAGGGGCGATTCTGGCGGGGCTGTTGTTTTTGATGGGTAACTGGAGTCTGATCCGGACGCCGACGCGGGAGATGGGGTGGCGCAATTTTATCGGATCGATGCGTTATCTGGGGATCCTGTTTCTGGCGATCGTCCTGGATGTCCATCTATAA
- a CDS encoding cbb3-type cytochrome c oxidase subunit I: MSENTFSLAIPPNEDAPAIRGWLLLALGSLVGAGLVVILIILARMPVIHDLIPWTGSFRTALVVHVDLSVLVWFLSFAGFLSAMTLRPEVRRTAHATVAAATAGALLITFSPFLGQDMPYLNNYVPVLANTAFLAGLGLFASGFYGMAFLSLTRRRPAETPGEQSLLFGLSTSLIIAFLALLLLAWSYLLLPERLLTEDGPHYFELLFWGPGHLLQFTYTQLEIIAWFWLASTLNQKQTISGNGLKFLFVLGAIPTLGGPVFTALFDIQSPDFRLAMTQLMAYGNGLAAIPAALILLFTLTRRGGNTEPTASRPERLALLFSLVLFGLGGMIGVLIQGVNVTIPAHYHGSIVSITLAFMGLTYHLLPRLGGKPISSLWASRQLILYSFGSMLHVLGLAWSGSHGIQRKTAGAAQGLETLAEKIPMWIMGFGGIVAVIGGIVFLILAFGAFRRRTEET; this comes from the coding sequence ATGTCCGAAAACACTTTTTCCCTCGCCATCCCCCCGAATGAGGACGCCCCCGCCATCCGCGGCTGGCTTCTCCTGGCCCTTGGTTCCCTCGTGGGAGCGGGACTGGTCGTCATCCTGATCATTCTCGCACGGATGCCCGTCATCCACGACCTCATCCCCTGGACCGGATCGTTTCGCACCGCTCTGGTGGTCCATGTGGACCTGTCGGTTCTGGTGTGGTTTCTATCGTTCGCCGGATTTCTTTCGGCGATGACCCTCCGTCCCGAGGTCCGAAGGACCGCACACGCAACCGTTGCCGCCGCCACCGCCGGCGCCCTTTTGATCACCTTCTCCCCCTTTCTCGGCCAGGACATGCCCTACCTCAACAACTATGTCCCCGTCCTTGCCAATACCGCCTTCCTCGCCGGTCTCGGCCTGTTCGCCAGCGGCTTTTACGGCATGGCTTTTCTTTCCCTGACCCGGCGTCGCCCGGCGGAAACCCCCGGAGAACAATCCCTCCTGTTCGGGCTTTCCACCAGCCTGATCATCGCCTTCCTCGCCCTGCTCCTTCTGGCCTGGAGTTACCTCCTCCTCCCGGAGCGACTTTTAACCGAAGACGGTCCGCATTATTTCGAACTTCTCTTCTGGGGACCCGGACATCTGTTGCAGTTCACCTACACACAACTGGAAATCATCGCCTGGTTCTGGCTCGCCTCGACCCTGAATCAAAAACAGACAATTTCAGGCAACGGCTTGAAATTTCTTTTCGTTCTTGGCGCCATTCCCACCCTTGGCGGTCCGGTCTTCACCGCCCTTTTCGACATTCAATCTCCCGACTTCCGCCTCGCCATGACCCAATTGATGGCCTATGGCAATGGTCTTGCCGCCATCCCCGCGGCCCTGATCCTTCTTTTCACTCTGACCCGCCGCGGCGGCAACACCGAACCCACCGCATCGCGACCAGAGCGACTGGCGCTGTTGTTTTCCCTGGTTCTCTTCGGACTGGGGGGGATGATCGGCGTTTTGATCCAGGGGGTCAATGTCACCATTCCGGCACATTACCACGGATCGATCGTCTCCATCACCCTTGCCTTCATGGGACTGACCTATCATTTGCTGCCGCGACTGGGAGGAAAACCGATTTCATCCCTCTGGGCCTCCCGGCAATTGATCCTCTACAGTTTTGGTTCCATGCTGCATGTTTTGGGTTTGGCGTGGTCGGGAAGCCATGGCATTCAAAGAAAAACGGCAGGGGCGGCCCAGGGACTGGAAACGCTCGCGGAAAAAATTCCAATGTGGATCATGGGGTTCGGAGGGATTGTCGCCGTGATCGGCGGCATCGTTTTTCTGATTCTGGCCTTTGGCGCGTTCCGGCGGCGAACAGAAGAAACCTAG
- a CDS encoding COX15/CtaA family protein, with the protein MDGGRLNSQSNKDIALWLVITAVMIFLMIIIGGLTRLTESGLSMVDWRPVDGWLPPMNAGEWEAAFARYREFPEFKVVNHGMDLEGFKSIFWLEYIHRLLGRIVGVVFLLPLLFFIVRGRIRGHLAWGLAGLFLLGAVQGGIGWIMVLSGMVDEPRVSPYRLTLHLGFAVLIYGLVAWLAMRTINPVDGSKDVGKGLVWRAGLLTGLIDLTILSGGLVAGLDAGLIFNTFPLMDGRWIPVEYMDYHPVGRSFFEHVPTVQWDHRVLAVATVFAVFLFWNRVRRTVPRGTTRTVAHLLLIMAFVQAGLGISTLLLAVPIPLASMHQGGAVILLTLSLVVFYRLVHRLE; encoded by the coding sequence ATGGATGGAGGTCGATTGAACAGTCAATCCAACAAGGATATTGCCCTGTGGCTCGTGATCACAGCCGTCATGATTTTCCTGATGATCATCATCGGAGGATTGACGCGGCTGACCGAATCGGGGTTGTCGATGGTCGATTGGCGACCGGTGGACGGATGGCTCCCTCCCATGAATGCCGGTGAATGGGAGGCGGCGTTTGCCCGCTATCGGGAATTTCCCGAATTCAAGGTGGTCAATCACGGGATGGATCTGGAGGGGTTCAAGTCGATCTTCTGGCTTGAATATATCCACCGTCTTCTGGGGCGGATCGTGGGGGTGGTGTTTTTGTTGCCCCTGTTGTTTTTCATCGTCCGCGGACGGATCCGGGGTCATCTGGCCTGGGGACTGGCTGGTCTTTTTCTGCTGGGGGCTGTGCAGGGGGGGATCGGTTGGATCATGGTGTTGAGTGGCATGGTGGATGAGCCCAGGGTGAGTCCCTATCGGTTGACGTTGCATCTGGGATTTGCCGTCTTGATTTATGGGTTGGTGGCATGGCTGGCCATGAGGACGATCAATCCCGTGGACGGGTCGAAGGATGTCGGGAAGGGACTGGTTTGGCGGGCAGGATTGTTGACGGGGCTGATCGATTTGACCATCCTTTCGGGTGGATTGGTGGCCGGATTGGATGCCGGGTTGATCTTCAATACCTTTCCGTTGATGGATGGTCGCTGGATTCCAGTGGAATACATGGATTACCATCCCGTTGGACGGTCCTTTTTCGAGCATGTTCCCACGGTTCAATGGGACCACCGGGTGCTGGCGGTGGCAACGGTTTTCGCGGTGTTTCTGTTCTGGAACCGGGTACGCCGGACGGTCCCTCGGGGCACGACGCGGACGGTTGCCCACTTGTTGCTGATCATGGCGTTCGTTCAGGCGGGATTGGGGATTTCAACGCTGTTGTTGGCGGTTCCGATTCCTTTGGCCTCGATGCATCAAGGGGGGGCGGTGATCTTGCTGACACTTTCCCTGGTCGTGTTTTATCGGTTGGTGCATCGCCTGGAGTGA